A single Candoia aspera isolate rCanAsp1 chromosome 7, rCanAsp1.hap2, whole genome shotgun sequence DNA region contains:
- the LOC134500737 gene encoding NADH-cytochrome b5 reductase 3-like, with product MGAVFSTLGNLVLCPVYFVINLIKRLFSKSQPPITLENPDVKYALRLIDKEHVSHDTRRFRFALPSPEHILGLPVGQHIYLSARIDGNLVIRPYTPVSSDDDKGYVDLVVKIYFRGVHPKFPEGGKMSQYLENLKMEDTIDFRGPSGLLVYKGKGVFAIRPDKKGEPVIKHVKYVGMIAGGTGITPMLQLIRAIVKDKDDPTVCHLLFANQTENDILLRPELEEVQAQHSAKFKLWYTLDRAPEKWDYSQGFVNQDMLKDHMPPPQDDVLILMCGPPPMIQYACIPNLDKLGYTREMWFAY from the exons ATGGGGGCGGTCTTCAGCACC TTGGGAAATCTTGTCCTGTGTCCAGTATACTTTGTGATCAATTTGATCAAGCGACTTTTCTCTAAATCTCAGCCTCCTATCACATTGGAAAATCCAGATGTAAAATATGCATTAAGGCTGATCGACAAAgag cacGTTAGTCATGACACCAGAAGATTTCGCTTTGCCCTGCCAAGCCCAGAACATATTTTGGGACTTCCTGTTG GACAACACATTTACCTCTCGGCAAGGATTGATGGGAATTTGGTGATCAGACCTTATACACCTGTCAGCAGTGATGATGACAAAGGTTACGTGGACCTTGTTGTGAAG ATCTATTTCAGAGGAGTTCACCCCAAATTTCCCGAAGGAGGGAAAATGTCCCAATACCTAGAGAACCTAAAGATGGAGGATACCATTGATTTTCGTGGACCCAGTGGATTGCTTGTGTATAAGGGAAAAG GTGTGTTTGCTATTCGTCCAGACAAGAAAGGTGAACCCGTTATTAAACACGTGAAATACGTTGGGATGATTGCAGGTGGAACAG GAATTACTCCGATGTTACAGCTCATTCGAGCGATTGTGAAGGACAAGGATGACCCCACAGTTTGCCATTTACTCTTTGCTAACCAG ACTGAAAATGATATCTTACTGCGCCCAGAACTTGAGGAAGTTCAAGCTCAACACTCAGCTAAGTTTAAGCTGTGGTACACGTTGGACAGAGCTCCTGAAA AATGGGATTACAGCCAAGGATTCGTTAACCAAGACATGCTCAAGGACCATATGCCTCCACCTCAAGATGATGTTCTCATTCTGATGTGCGGTCCACCTCCCATGATTCAGTACGCCTGCATTCCCAACCTGGATAAGTTGGGTTACACCAGGGAGATGTGGTTTGCCTACTAA
- the REP15 gene encoding rab15 effector protein yields MGQKMAKEASQENKADVLVICDIFSQGVGHASQKLKEYLGFEDPQSKFRPATDTLNEIFLVNFISFCVEKGVEERITTSKMTKQQSLLLGVDWIWTLSGADKQIKLQVAVQSLQMTDLPSRDQPFEFLGSNRETMLASELFWNKSRLEKLEEFCMLVGQDCLGLFIIYGVPGKPKEIRGIVLDSIEEEKRKNLFSGDSALRQYILDTDNFLPTKEMLEHCLFKKNGLRDMGKVYINFL; encoded by the coding sequence ATGGGTCAAAAGATGGCAAAGGAAGCAAGCCAAGAGAATAAGGCTGATGTCCTGGTGATATGTGATATATTTAGCCAAGGAGTAGGTCATGCATCCCAAAAACTCAAAGAGTACCTGGGATTTGAGGATCCCCAGAGCAAATTCCGTCCAGCCACGGATACCCTGAATGAAATTTTTCTGGTCAACTTCATCAGTTTCTGTGTTGAAAAAGGCGTAGAAGAACGCATCACAACCAGCAAAATGACCAAGCAACAATCCTTGCTTTTGGGAGTCGACTGGATTTGGACTCTATCTGGAGCAGACAAGCAAATTAAACTTCAGGTTGCTGTCCAGTCTCTGCAGATGACTGATCTCCCCAGTCGAGATCAACCTTTTGAATTCCTAGGCAGTAACAGAGAGACAATGCTTGCTAGTGAACTATTTTGGAACAAAAGCCGACTTGAAAAGCTGGAAGAATTCTGCATGTTGGTTGGACAGGACTGTCTTGGCTTATTCATAATCTATGGGGTTCCAGGAAAGCCAAAAGAGATCCGAGGCATCGTTTTGGACAGCattgaagaggaaaaaaggaaaaacctcTTTTCGGGTGACAGTGCTTTGAGACAATATATTTTGGACACAGACAATTTTCTCCCTACTAAAGAGATGTTGGAACATTGCCTCTTTAAGAAAAATGGATTGAGGGATATGGGTAAGGTGTATATTAATTTCCTTTAA